From Oryzias latipes chromosome 3, ASM223467v1:
gcccagcgctcaggagcaaggaccagaacccaccccccagggacacgaacacccccggctcaggtgtaatgtgaacccccccccccccgcacggagagagcactaccgggcccaggaaaccggcacccaagggacacggccgccgttgccgagggccccgtaccccacaccagggaaggggcaggggacagatggtcataggtcccaccttccttacagagtgtgtgtgcgtgtgttggagaggatgtgtgtgtgcgtgtgtgtgtgtgtttatgttgggatttatatattgaggggggaggggtgtgtgtactaaggggggtgcagttaaaattggcgggtagggcactaaggggacatctcctgattactcactgtgatgtcccctcaccctccccaccaaggggccctaaatgtctaaggtgcagttaaaattggcgggtagggtgctaggaggacatctgctgcttgctggcagtgatgtctaagcaccccccctaccaagggccctacatgtctaaggtgcaaataaaactgaaagagggggggcccactccatacggcaaccataggaggggggccactgccaagtaccCCCCCAGGCGTATCGCAGGCtaaacacccccaccccctcaccctaatatgaggtaaTATGAGGAAGGGGATAAGTTGGGGACACCTGGTAGaatgtcccgtcccgtcccagagccagggaagggctgatcccagccccaggtgtagatgggcccatccagtgccgctgcccccccccccagcagggccccccgccaacccccccccccagcacaggcaaagggaccacccccccaagccaagccagaccaccaccccaccacgcagccccacacccaagcccagaggaccacgcagcgccccagcccgccccacccaggcaccggacccgaccccccgaccaacggagcccccaccaccccccgccaggcaccggagccCCGGCCCCCACCCCGAACcgcggcagaagggcaaggagcagcgacgaccaggcccccccaccccctaaatcacggagttagctacgggagaccagagagaccgaattctttcaaagttacttgaactttgggctgacattttttccaagctgatatgatcaagcagcagatttctgtgttgacttatatttatatttttcttgtttttccaatttgataaaatagtttttttagcaatacaaagagttatgaaaatgatagatgctaatcctctttctacatcgatggcactcatgtcaccaagcacacaaagtgacggtgaggctgtgattgaaaccttaagccagactgataaatcggcacatacctgctgccagagagcctggacaggagtgcagaaccacagtgcatgcatgtagctgtcgggtagattattatcacagtgctgacaaatgtctgagttactgagacccatcttgaacatcctctgtccagtgtagtaaattctgtgaaaagttttgagatggattagctgcagatttggactttttgtcagtttaaaggtgtttagacaaagttctgaccagaagctttcatctgtgctgatgctcaaatccgcatcccattttgttgtcggaagtgaaatattattatctaaattacataaaagtttgtatattttggagagagtttttttcattgagaaattaatcagagtggtaactacctCTGGTAGCTtgaaatcgttgtctctgtatttaaactttttagtaataattgatttaagttgctgatattccaagaagttatttattccatgtttgtcttgaagttcctgagGAGTTATGAATCtactatcaataattacgtgctctagttgttttataccccctgcttgccaagctgggaaatgaatcatatttttatttataaggatgtctgggttgttccagatgggtgtcattttgcacggtttaATTGATGatcttgatattttgagaaattcccaaattcagacatttattttacttccattcaaattaattcaattaagtaggtgtatctttggtgctgctgttagatcggcaccgcaagggattgtgggataccattccctttgcctgtctggacggatttgggtttaagtgtgggtttttgaccaaatgtgtttagttgtttagctgttttactgtgtttagtctagttattttgtcctactatgcttaagtctctgcaccatgagtgaggggggagggagaggatgatgagtttatttagcacccctATTGTGTGACATTGTAGTGAGAATGATGGAAATTTCTGCATGGCATTATGCATGCTGTGCATATtgtgttgttctttttattgttatacaaatgagtatatctgccggctcaaacttagacatttgagagttcaagaaatataattaattaagatggaaaaaatattaattgaattggagtaatatgacgtttagttagataaatatgtaaatttgagttgtataaacaattattgagttttatagacgtaagaaattagaattgaatacatttaactcaattacttgttaccaatagaagtaattcatttaagttggcaaaattggataagttatatatatataaatatgcgtcaaaaagaaaatggaaatggaaagcagaaactctttttgatgatgcagccgtgttactttattgatggacgtataatcttcatacgacgtcattaatctcagactccgtctcactgaagtatagctctctctctttttttcaccacgcgtttccatggtgactccgtaaaacggtgatccattgagaatgtctttatgtacctgctgtgtaCGTgtgttaacccagggttaccaagtcgagtgcaattacgccaactcatatccggtcttttggaaccgacatacccagagtaaacaagttcaggatgatttcagccagagttcaggcttaaagtcaggctagtttaaacatgcttcctggaataccgcCCTGGTGggactgttttccagatccccacgtcctgctagctgctgatgAGCTCAATCAGACGgctgaatgaacacacctggtcaggtgatcagcagcaaacagtgcagggagagctggaaaacaggcaggacCAGAAATGAGCAGGCCTGGTTAATGCACGCCGCCgctcttttgttcattttaccGACTAAAACCACAAGTAATGGATTACCAATCTAGACAGCTGTAATACTCACAAGAACCAGCaacattttaaagagttttccTGATGTTTCTACAGCTTGTGATGACAGTTACAACCAAGTTATGCAAACATATTCCTGTGATCAGTCACTGGTGAAGAAGCCAGTTAGCCTTCAAAGCTCAGATCTGCTTTAGATTAAAAAGAATTTGAATCCGTTtaaaaacaacctcagctgATCCGCTGCCCAAATGACCACAAGAGAAAACCAACAGCGATGTCAGAATCTGAGGCCAGAAAGACAGTAAACTGAACAATTCAGACTAAAAAATGGTCAATTATAAAAATCAAAAGACTGACACAATAAGAGAgataaaagtgcagaaaaaataaTGTAGAACAATGGAAAAGTCTGAAACCTCGTATTGACTGGTTCAATGCTCCTCAGActtctgagtttttgtttttctttgacctTATATCttacaaaattaaacatttagcaTAAAGAGTTTCATTTCTTCATTTGGTTTTTCAGCCCGAGTCTGTTCTCAATGGTTTAACGAGACGATCCCAAACtgatccaaaaacaaaaagcggCAGCACAAACTGAACCGTAAGACGACTCAACAGACGCTGGCGttgaagctcctgctgctcctgtgaCTTTCTGTCACCACATTCATACATTTCACATATTCAAATAGACAAAAGaccatttattttacatttcaagCCAATTTAATTTCCTGACTAAAAGTCGGAAGTGTTTGGACCCAGAGGGGCTGGAATGTGGGTTTCAGCTGTTCTGATGTGTGAGGTGTGTAACATTTGTGTAACAGCCTCCGTGTGCGAGCCGGAGCTAAAATTAGCCTGATTTATGAGACTGTGTTGTTTGAGCTGATAATTTGACTTCTTGAATGTAGATGCGATAGAAAAGCCCATGTGCTGCATCACTTAACGTCTAGAGTGTCAAGCATAgatagatttgtttttatttctttgcttagTCTCACCCCAGTGACCCCACATTACCCCCACCCTAGTGAAAACACACCTATCAGATGATTGGTTCCTGACACCATGGGCCCGCCTCCACACTGCTTTCTTTATAAAGACGTCTGAGACAGGACAGCTGAGTTTCCCCATCAGTTCTTCTTCCTGTAGTTTCAGTGGATTGTTTTACTTTAAGTTATTGTAAATTTCCAAATCGGAGTTGTCAGAAAAGCCGCTTTCTCCTCActtggtgtcatctgcaaacgcTAATGGATCTTCCGGACTTCCCCTTCCCTCTCTCCTCCTCCGTCGACCTCTATGACCCCTGCTTTGCCACCAGTGACATGAACTTTTTTGAGGACCTGGACACTCGGCTGTCGCACAGCAGCCTGCTGAAAACGGAGGACCAAGGTCACTGCCTCGTTCCAACggcagagggggaggaggacCAGCACGTGAGGGCCCCTGGGGGCCCCCACCAGGCTGGACACTGCCTGCTCTGGGCCTGCAAGGCCTGCAAGAGGAAGACGACGCATGCAGATCGAAGGAAAGCTGCAACCATGCGGGAGAGACGGCGGCTCAGCAAAGTCAACAACGCTTTTGAGACGCTGAAACGCTGCACAGTATCCAACCCCAGCCAGCGCCTCCCCAAGGTGGAGATCCTGCGCAACGCCATCAGTTACATCGAGTCCCTGCAGGCCCTGCTGAGGGACGAACAAGACGAAAgtttctgtcctccactggATCAGTTCAGCAGCGAGTCCGACACCTCCAGTCCACGCTCCACAAGCTCCGACGGCACGGTGAGTCCAGGAGCATCCGCTCACGCACAGCCATGTCACAGGCAGGGGACGAGGTGGAGGTTTATTTTGCAGGAGTGATTCATTTTGAGCAGCTGAATCCATGCAaactatggagttaattcagtctcaatgcACACACTGattaacaaacacacacgctctgattcacgaatatgtttttatgcaaacatgtaacataaattcacaaatacacacaaactgttccacaaacatgattttgagGTTCACATGTAATATAAACTCAAAGATCATAGGAATTACAATCGTATGAATCCATCATTCCATCATTTTTCAAAGAATTATGTTTGTGAAACagtttttgtgcatttctgactattgagactgaattaactctaTATGaatcttaacccttgttctatcctaggcactttaacgttgggagttgggtcatctagacccactagccctaaataataatagattggatttttctgtgcttttccagtcactcaaagtgcttacattgtgtccattatccattcactcctcattcatacttggttatggtagctactgatgtagcaACAGctgcctacggcccctctgaccatcaccgggatcattcatgcacattcacacaccagtggagccacactggaggcaaggagggtgaagtgtctggcccaaggacacaacgacattttggctggggggagcagggatcgaaccgccgaccattcggtcattggacgacccgctcaaccgcctgagccaatGTCACCCAATGTAGTgatagcccttgtgctatcccaggcactttaacgttgggagttgggtcatctagacccactagaccatgggtgggcaattccaggcctcgagggccggtgtgtctgcatgatttccagatagtcttgccctactcatggctgattacctggttcaggtgtgtccagccaatcagaacatgccagagcagggcatgctggaaaacatgcaggactgcggccctcagtgcccacctctgcactagacagagctctgaaccttttttcttcaatgatttgtgatcttcactggtgtccatggattccatgaaatctttccacttttatccacctttgtcatggtagggagaacacctcgatggaagggggggggggggggggggtcatctaagatagcacaagggttaccgtGAAGAAAACTCATACATGAAGTTTAAACTGTTAAAGCCTTAGTCCCAACTGTCCTTACGGGTTGACacggctgtctgcaggtgaaaaaatgatcaaacctgTACTGGAACACAGGTGTCAGGACAAAACATTAAGGTCATAGACCGCTAGGTGAACCATAGAGAGAAAATCCTGTTCACTTTTATCTACAGGTGTGGGGCGGGCACCATGTCGTGCTGAACACTTACACAACACCTAAGGGGGaggtaggtgagacgcaggcgcgatttttcttttttttcaaccccaCAAATCCGGCAGACTACACAAGGAGCATGTTCATGTGACACGGGCACGCTCCTCGCTGCAGCccgactgttagaaatgagagaATTCAACAATCAGTGTAGTTAGTGCGGACGTCCTGCAGGTGTCCTACGGGCCCTTAAgcatcacgtgcacaccccgtgcgtgcagcatttgtgtgcgGTCAGTAATGGGCCAGTCCTTGAACCATGTGGACTGAGAACACTGTATGGCGGCATCATCCGTCCGTCATGAGCCTGCATGCACGGGGCGCTAATATATCACATGAACGGCACCAACAGGGTCTGTGCTCAGTCCACAGAATTTGGGGGGgttggaaaaaattaaaagtccatccaacacgcctgcatctcacctgctTCCCCCTTACTACCCTCACATGTTgtgtaagtgttcactacaTATCGCAGCATGCcatcaaaataaatgtgtttcgCCTCACTACGACCCTAAAAGTCCCAGCGGGTCACCTACGTGCCCCATCCAGGCTGGACCCTTTTTCTCCCACAGACAAAATAACCTGCAGCAAATATATGAATCAACCACCTGTATGGGACATTAGGATCGACTAGTTTAAAGGTTAAAGGTCAACCATCAACAGTGTTTGCAGTGCTTGAACTCACATCATCACATTTGCAGCGTTCTGCAGCTTCACACAATGTTTTGCTGTTTCGTTCATTTGCTTTTGGTTTTCAAAATGCAGCAAAGATTCAGAACAAGAACTGAGTAAAAACTCAATGACAGTAGAGCGGTTGAAGTCTGTGTCCTTTTAAACTTTGGCTGAAgtcttttcatcttttctctgctttcagaTGGATTTTATCCATTTGAGTTGTGCCAGGATTGAAAACAAGCAGACGGCTGACAGTGAGTTGAAACCGTTCAGTGTTTTGTAACCAGAGGACATGACCTCCATTATTACCCTGATAAATGTGACATTTGGACTAATCTGACCACCAAGTGGAACCCAGTCCCACTTTCAAACAGTCCAGTTTTGAGATTAGGCTTCAGGACACTATGGTTCTTtattataatacatttaatttttgtagAAATGGCCTTTGTGGACCCTCAAGGTCactgcacaaataaaaataggtaGAGCACCATAAAAACAGACGGGAGAGACAGAAATGGTGAGGAGGTGTTAAAGATATGATTTCCTGATCAGATGCATTTAGAATTTGGATTTAAAGAGGGACAGGGAGTCAGAGTTCCTTAAATCCAGAggaagagagttccagagtttgGGGACCATGTTCCtcctttctgatgatggagctcGAGTGTCATCTGCAGACCAGGAGCCTTGAGTTTCCCTCTGAGGTCCGAGGAAGTATCCATTATCATTGAGGAACTGCATCAGGGTCTACGACCACGACAGTCACAGAGATTTCTTCACATTATCACTGTTGTGCTCTTACAAAAACTTAGCTATCAGCTGTTgagaaacattatttttaaaatgtgtcataATTGTTTTGCTCAACAATATTGAGTGTTAAAATATTTTCTCCTAATTACTAAGAtgtaaatttgaacattttctagTTTATCGTTGGatttgcgttttttttttcatgaacagaAGCCTTTGCAGAATATTCTTTctgcttttggttttatttaacccttgtgctatcctaggcacttttacgttgggagttgggtcatctagacccactagacagagctctgaaccttttttcttcaatgatttgtgatcttcactggtgtccatggattacatgaaatctttccacctttatccacctttgtcatggtagggagaacacctcaatgcaagggtgggggtcatctaagatagcacaagggttaacatacGTTTCTTTGTTCTGCTAAATTTGACGGAACCTCCCTTTTTTCCTAAACTTCCCCTAAATAGCTGAACAGCATCGATCATCTATACTCACAACAATTTTCTTTGGTTCTGCTTTTATAATTTGCTGACAACACAAATGTCAAGAGACCCACAACTGAAGGTTACACGCAGATTCCTGCTAATGTCACCAATGTATGGATGTTTTTTTGATTAGCCATTGTTATCATGCAATATCTTTAAACTATTAGCTATTATTTTCCATATATAATGTATAGAAATAAATGATTGTTGTGTCTTTATaggttgcagcagcagcaggaagacaTCGCTCATATCCAGTTTGGACTGTTTGTCCAACATTGTGGAGCGGATCAGCTCAGAGCTGGCTGCAGGTCCGCCTTGCTGCTCCCCTGCTGCCCCGAGTTCACCTGCAGatcccagcagcagctgaagcCTCAGGAAGAACCACTGCAATGAAAGCAAACCCATCTCTATCCAGAACAAAAACTCAACTAAACTACTCCCCAACTTGTGGAGCCGATGACGTCATGTCAGTAGATAATGCTTCTAAAGTTCCAGTTAAGTTTATTGATAACAACAGAAAAGTTGAATCCTTCAAGcagaaaaataagtttttaaaaagaaattgaccGAGTTTTGCTGTTCAGATGTCGATCACATCTAAAAACAAATTGTGAGTGTTCTTAAAATGTTTAagattgattgttttttat
This genomic window contains:
- the LOC105357454 gene encoding myoblast determination protein 1 homolog 1-like isoform X2, with the protein product MDLPDFPFPLSSSVDLYDPCFATSDMNFFEDLDTRLSHSSLLKTEDQGHCLVPTAEGEEDQHVRAPGGPHQAGHCLLWACKACKRKTTHADRRKAATMRERRRLSKVNNAFETLKRCTVSNPSQRLPKVEILRNAISYIESLQALLRDEQDESFCPPLDQFSSESDTSSPRSTSSDGTMDFIHLSCARIENKQTADSCSSSRKTSLISSLDCLSNIVERISSELAAGPPCCSPAAPSSPADPSSS
- the LOC105357454 gene encoding myoblast determination protein 1 homolog 1-like isoform X1 — translated: MDLPDFPFPLSSSVDLYDPCFATSDMNFFEDLDTRLSHSSLLKTEDQGHCLVPTAEGEEDQHVRAPGGPHQAGHCLLWACKACKRKTTHADRRKAATMRERRRLSKVNNAFETLKRCTVSNPSQRLPKVEILRNAISYIESLQALLRDEQDESFCPPLDQFSSESDTSSPRSTSSDGTVWGGHHVVLNTYTTPKGEMDFIHLSCARIENKQTADSCSSSRKTSLISSLDCLSNIVERISSELAAGPPCCSPAAPSSPADPSSS